The Anaerolineae bacterium sequence CTACCGATGGTCTCTCGCCTATGAAAGTGGGTAAGAGTCAGTTGCGAACGGGGGCGCCCCCCAGCCCCCATTCGCCGGCCGTTACCCCTCCAGCAGGGGCAACTGCACCGTGAACGTAGAGCCTTTGCCCAGTTTGCTGGTCACGGAGATGCTTCCATCGTGCAGTTCGACCAGCGATTTGGCGATGGGAAGCCCCAGCCCGGTGCCGTAGGTCGCCTCCTGACGGGAGTTCTCCGCCCGGTAAAACTTTTCGAAGATGCGCTCCAGGTCTTGCTCCGGGATGCCGATGCCCGTGTCGCTCACCTCTACCAGCGCCCGTCCGTTGTCGGGGAAGGCACGCACGGTGACACTGCCGCCGGCCGGCGTGTACTTGCAGGCGTTGGAGAGCAGGTTGTTGAGCACCTGGATCATGCGCTCCCGGTCCGCCCGTATCCAGAGGGGCTGTGGGGCCAGGTCTAACGTAAGCTGAAGGTTCTTGGCCTGGAACAGGGGATACAGGGAGCGCACCGCCTCATCCACCAGCTCCTGCAGGCGCAGGCGGGTTTTATTGAGCCGCAGGTTGCCGGCCTCGATGCGGGAAATGTCCAGCAGGTCATTGGCAATAGCGATCAGGCGCTTGCAGTTGTCCAGGACGATCTCCAAATACTCGCGCTGGGTGTCGTTGATCGGCCCGTCGGCTTCATCGAGGAGCAGTTCCACATACCCCTGGATGTTGGTCAGCGGGGTGCGGAGCTCGTGGGAGACCATGGAGATGAATTCGGTTTTCAGCCGGCCGGCTTCCTCCAATTCAGCATGCGCCTGCTCCAGCTTGCGGCGCGCCAGTTCCAGTTCCGCCACGCGGCGCATCAACTGCAGAGCGCTTTCCCGCAGTTGATGGGTCAGGCGCTCTTCGGTGGCGCGCAGTCTGCTCTTCTCTATATGTTCTCGTACGACGGCGGCAACGCGCTGGTAGTGCAGGGGTTTGACCAGGTAATCCGAGGCCCCCAGCTTCATGGCCTCGACCGCCATTTCCTCCGAGCCATGGGCGGTCATGATAATCACCGGCAGGGCCGGCGCGCGGCGTTTCAGGCTGGTGAGCACAGAAAGGCCG is a genomic window containing:
- a CDS encoding response regulator, translating into MPAQEAGYSILFILEDPTQASIYAQALQRQGYRVWTAHDGEEGLAKLRTLKPFLAVVDALLPKRDGFVICEHVKTDPALAGIPIILLSPFDIEAVKPLRENGLGLADAFLSADLVLQKPVPVERLLEFVERIREGRPAVPPPTVEEPKQTVLLIDDDRLNIKLLEVTLTDAGFRVLTALTGKEGLQLFEQKQPDLVMLDMLMSDLHGLSVLTSLKRRAPALPVIIMTAHGSEEMAVEAMKLGASDYLVKPLHYQRVAAVVREHIEKSRLRATEERLTHQLRESALQLMRRVAELELARRKLEQAHAELEEAGRLKTEFISMVSHELRTPLTNIQGYVELLLDEADGPINDTQREYLEIVLDNCKRLIAIANDLLDISRIEAGNLRLNKTRLRLQELVDEAVRSLYPLFQAKNLQLTLDLAPQPLWIRADRERMIQVLNNLLSNACKYTPAGGSVTVRAFPDNGRALVEVSDTGIGIPEQDLERIFEKFYRAENSRQEATYGTGLGLPIAKSLVELHDGSISVTSKLGKGSTFTVQLPLLEG